A DNA window from Aminipila luticellarii contains the following coding sequences:
- the eutM gene encoding ethanolamine utilization microcompartment protein EutM, with the protein MKYDALGMIETKGLVGSIEAADAMVKAANVTLIGKEFVGGGLVTVMVRGDVGAVKAATDAGAAAAQRVGELISVHVIPRPHAEVETILPNAK; encoded by the coding sequence ATGAAATATGATGCATTAGGTATGATCGAAACAAAAGGTTTAGTAGGTTCCATTGAAGCAGCAGATGCTATGGTAAAGGCAGCAAACGTAACTCTTATTGGTAAAGAATTCGTAGGCGGCGGACTTGTAACAGTTATGGTAAGAGGAGATGTAGGAGCAGTAAAGGCAGCAACAGATGCCGGTGCTGCTGCAGCTCAGAGAGTTGGCGAATTAATTTCAGTACATGTAATCCCAAGACCACATGCTGAGGTTGAAACAATTCTTCCAAACGCAAAATAA